In Hydra vulgaris chromosome 06, alternate assembly HydraT2T_AEP, a genomic segment contains:
- the LOC136081155 gene encoding uncharacterized protein LOC136081155, translated as MVGSKRHSTVSQRNLAVDQVNQGKTYRQVKQETGIPHNTVCDIMKKYNLIGTTATKERQGRKKMTSKSFDRNLIIQVKKNRFISARKLAEQAEENYRIKLSHQTIRNRIRDQGFQGRFVRNIPYLSKKHVKEDWSLLRIS; from the coding sequence atggtTGGAAGTAAACGTCACTCGACTGTTTCTCAGAGAAATTTAGCTGTCGATCAAGTCAATCAGGGTAAAACCTATCGTCAGGTGAAGCAAGAGACCGGAATTCCTCATAATACAGTATGCGACATAATGAAGAAGTATAATTTGATCGGAACAACAGCCACAAAAGAACGGCAGGGTCGCAAAAAAATGACTTCTAAGAGTTTTGATAGAAACTTAATTATACAAGTCAAGAAAAATCGCTTTATTTCTGCTCGAAAACTGGCTGAGCAAGCTGAAGAGAATTATAGAATCAAATTATCCCATCAGACAATCAGAAATCGTATCCGAGACCAGGGATTTCAAGGACGATTTGTGCGTAACATACCATATTTGAGTAAGAAACACGTGAAAGAAGATTGGAGTTTGCTCAGAATTTCATAA